A segment of the Halovivax limisalsi genome:
CATCACTGACCGTCCTGTATGGTCGAGAACGTCATCTGGCCGGCCTACCTCGATGCCACCCGGACGCGCGGCGAAGGACGCCGCGTCCCGGCCGAGCTCGCGGTGGCGGAGCCGACGATCGACGAGATCGCGAAGGCCGTCCAGCAGGTGGGGTACGACGCGACGATCGAGCGCGAGAAGGCCTACTCGCGAGAGCCGTGGGTTCGTCGCGGTCGCGTCGTCGTCCGGGGCGCCGAGGATTCGACGAAGAACGACCTCGTCCAGGCCGTCGCGGCCTACGTGACGGCCATGCGCGAGTGATGCGCCGGGCCGGATCGGTCGTCGAGACGGCGCAGGGATTGCTGGTCTGTCGCGGCGAGGACGTCGATATCGGCGAATCCGTCGTCGACGAGTCGCTGTCGGAGGTCGGCCGAATCGTCGACGTCTTCGGTCCGGTGTCGGAGCCGTACTTCGCCGTCGCGCCCGTCGACGACGTCCACCCGCCTGGACTGATCGGCGATCGACTGTACGTTCGGTGACTGGACACGCGACGCGCTGTTTTGACCCCAGGTGCGCGCGAGAACCAAACACAGATAGGCCGTCCGTCGAAACGTGGGGGCGATGAACGCTCGGAGTCGGACGTGGCTCGCCGGCCTCGCGGTCGTGGCGATCTTCCTCGCCGTCCAGTTGGGATCGCTCGCGCTGATCGAATCGTTCGAGACGTCCTACGGCCCCGTCGTCGAGGACACGGGCGACCCGGTCAACAGCGGGATCTTCTTCGGGGTTATCCTCGTCGCGACGGCGATCATGCTCCTGGCGTTTCGATACGACGCGGATCGGTTCATCCGACTGCTCATCGTCGGCGTCAGCGCCATGCTCTCGTGGTACGTCTTCGCCGCCCTCTTCCCGTCGGTGGTGGTTTCTGGAGTGGATATCGTCGCCGCACTCGCCGCGGTGGGAATCGGCGTCGCCCTGCTTTCGTATCCGGAGTGGTACGTCATCGACGCGGCCGGCGTCCTCATGGCCGCGGGCGCGGCGACGCTGTTCGGCATCAGCTTCGGGCCCCTTCCGGCGCTGCTCTTTCTCTCGGTGCTGGCCGTCTACGACGCGATCAGCGTCTACCGAACGGAACACATGCTGTCGCTGGCCGACGGAGTCTTCGACCTGAAGATCCCGGTGGTCTTCGTCGTGCCGACGACCCGCTCGTACTCCTACCTCGTCGACGACGGACCGCTCGAGGGTGTCGACGATACCTCGGCGGACGGTAACTCGAACGCGGAGCACTCCGCCGATTCCGACGCGGATGGCGATGCCGACCCGTCCGACGACTCCGTTCGGGACGCGCTGTTCATCGGGCTCGGCGACGCCGTGATCCCGACGATCCTGGTCGTCAGTGCCGCGTCGTTTCTCGACGTTCCCGCCGTCGATCTCCCGGGGCTGACGGTGAACGTGCCGGCGCTGGGCGCCATCGCGGGAACGACCGTCGGGCTGGTGATCCTGCTTCGGATGGTCCTGCGGGGACGCGCCCACGCCGGGTTGCCGCTGCTCAACGGCGGTGCGATCGCAGGCTACCTCCTCGGGGCCCTCGCGAGCAGCGTCCCGCTCGCGACGGCGATCGGACTCTAGGTCGTCGAATCACGTCGAAAAACGGAATCTCGAAGCGGCCGTCCGGCTTCGGACGCGTTACGGTAGCTGGTACTCGGTCTCGTCGTCCCGATCCTGCACCTCGACCCCCAGCGCCTGCAGTTCCGCGCGGAGTTCGTCCGCCCGGTCGTAGTTTCCGGCCTCGCGTTCGGCCTCGCGGACCGAGAGGAGGAGCTCGACGAGGTCGCCCGCCAGTTCCACGTCGCCGGTCGTCTCACCGGTAAAGGAGAGGCCGAGGATCCCGCCGTAGGTCTCGAGGGCGTCGATACCGCGTTTGAGCCCCCGGTAGTCGATCTCGGCGGCGTCCTCCCGGTGGCGGTTCAGCGCGCTCGCCAGGTCGAGCAGCGCCGTCTGGGCCTCCCGCGTGTTGAAGTCGTCGTTCATCGCGTCGGTGAACGCCGACACGGCTTCGTCGACCGCACTCCGGAGGGCTTCGTCGGCTGCCGTCGACGATGCGTCCGGCGAGTCGAGGACCTCGACCGCGCGGTCGTGTGCGCGTTCGAGCCGCTCCCACCGAGCTTCGGCCTCCTCGATGGCCTCCTCGCTGTAGACCTGCTTCGAGTTGTACGAGCCGGCGGTGAGGAACGTCCGGACGACGTTCGACCCGCGGCGCTCGATCGCGTCCTCGACGGTGACGAAGTTTCCGAGACTGGAGGACATCTTCTCCGCGTCGAGTTCGAAGAGTTCGCAGTGCAGCCAGTAGCGCGCGAACTGGCGGTCGGTGGCGGCCTCGGACTGGGCGATCTCGTTCTCGTGGTGGGGGAAGACGAGGTCGCGTCCGCCGACGTGGAGGTCGAGCGTCTCGCCGAGGTGGGTCATGCTCATCGCGGAGCACTCGATGTGCCAGCCGGGGCGGCCCTCGCCCCACGGCGAGTCCCAGGTCTGGGCCGTCTCGCAGGCCTCGATCGCCGGCGCGGCCTCCTCGTGGCGGTGCTCCTCGATCGTCTCCGGCTCGACGCCGCCGGCCTTCCAGAGGGCGAAGTCCGCGGGGTGGCGCTTCTCGGCGCGCTCGTCGGGATCGCCCTGGGACTCGATCGACTCGATCGTCTGGTTCGACAGCTCGCCGTAG
Coding sequences within it:
- a CDS encoding presenilin family intramembrane aspartyl protease PSH is translated as MNARSRTWLAGLAVVAIFLAVQLGSLALIESFETSYGPVVEDTGDPVNSGIFFGVILVATAIMLLAFRYDADRFIRLLIVGVSAMLSWYVFAALFPSVVVSGVDIVAALAAVGIGVALLSYPEWYVIDAAGVLMAAGAATLFGISFGPLPALLFLSVLAVYDAISVYRTEHMLSLADGVFDLKIPVVFVVPTTRSYSYLVDDGPLEGVDDTSADGNSNAEHSADSDADGDADPSDDSVRDALFIGLGDAVIPTILVVSAASFLDVPAVDLPGLTVNVPALGAIAGTTVGLVILLRMVLRGRAHAGLPLLNGGAIAGYLLGALASSVPLATAIGL
- a CDS encoding H/ACA ribonucleoprotein complex subunit GAR1, whose amino-acid sequence is MRRAGSVVETAQGLLVCRGEDVDIGESVVDESLSEVGRIVDVFGPVSEPYFAVAPVDDVHPPGLIGDRLYVR
- the cysS gene encoding cysteine--tRNA ligase; its protein translation is MTLHVTNTLTGELEPFEPRDPDAVSLYYCGLTVSDPPHLGHARSWVHVDVMHRWLEHLGYDVHHVENFTDVNEKIVARVGEADLGSSESEVARSYVTRTIEDMRSLNLLRADVYPRVSEHVPQIIDLVETLVERGYAYESNGSVYFDVTAFDDYGELSNQTIESIESQGDPDERAEKRHPADFALWKAGGVEPETIEEHRHEEAAPAIEACETAQTWDSPWGEGRPGWHIECSAMSMTHLGETLDLHVGGRDLVFPHHENEIAQSEAATDRQFARYWLHCELFELDAEKMSSSLGNFVTVEDAIERRGSNVVRTFLTAGSYNSKQVYSEEAIEEAEARWERLERAHDRAVEVLDSPDASSTAADEALRSAVDEAVSAFTDAMNDDFNTREAQTALLDLASALNRHREDAAEIDYRGLKRGIDALETYGGILGLSFTGETTGDVELAGDLVELLLSVREAEREAGNYDRADELRAELQALGVEVQDRDDETEYQLP
- the srp19 gene encoding signal recognition particle subunit SRP19 → MVENVIWPAYLDATRTRGEGRRVPAELAVAEPTIDEIAKAVQQVGYDATIEREKAYSREPWVRRGRVVVRGAEDSTKNDLVQAVAAYVTAMRE